In Tripterygium wilfordii isolate XIE 37 chromosome 17, ASM1340144v1, whole genome shotgun sequence, the genomic window CTTAGAAATTCTGTAACCACTCATTTATTTTGGAGGAAAATGCATTTTTTTGTAAGGGGGGAGGGACGGGAATGATCTTATGATCACTAGAGAAGACGTATGATATAACTTTAAACCATCACCTTTTATGAGAATCTCCGACTTGGGATCTAACTGGTTAGCAAATCTCTCAGAACATAAGCTTTTCAAAGAATTACAAAATAATAACTTTCCTAATTTGGATGAAGAGAAAACTTCAAGTATAAGTATTAAAACATGGCAGGTTTCCTACGTCAGAGAATGATAATAGCACACAACTTTAAGAGGTTTCTTTAATTTGaacatcatctctctctctctctctctctatatatatatatatatatatatatatatcttgcaaGGTGACATAAACATATGGTAGACTATGATAAACAGGCCAGTTtccataacttgggctattgatGGTGATAGGTAGTGCATTATGGACTAAAATGAAATTTGGGTTTGCTATAAAATCTACAGAAGGAAATCTTTTGTATAAGAATCTGAAGTCTAAACCAAAGTAACCAATACAGACAGACATCCTGGTTTCCTGAAGATGCAAGCAATCATTTCTAAGTAGAAAAAATAAAGGTGCTATGCCCTACTCTTCAACCCTCCAATTATTCAGAGTTGGCTCTGTAATATGCTGGAACTTTTACCATGGAAAAACATTTGTGTAATTCCTTTAGCTTTTATTATCGGAAATATAATCCCTGAATTAGTAGTATCCAGtttttatcttcaaaagcaaTGCAGCTAGTTAATGGTCATCAGCATACCTTTCGCAATGTGTAGAAGGACTCGAGACACTCGGAAAGTGCAGCTGCATCTTTTAAGTCATCTAGAGGTCTGAGAAGGTCTCTAGTACAACGATATCAGAGAGCGCCACGGTCATTCTCCCCCCTATTAGTGAATGGCGCATGTTGAATGCATCTCCCATCAGAAGGGCACCTGAAAATGGATGCCTTGATCTACATTTTCTCTTTATCATCTCCCAGCAGAAGATATGGTCTTCTTCTTTCCTCtgcaaaagtaaaacaaaacaaaccccGAAACAAAAGGCCATAATTCCTTCCATTATGTTTTTATAATCCATGTTCACAGACCAATAGAAGCTGATATATcttatctatctatatataaaatTCGCTACCAACGCCAAGACATGAACTCGATCACATGAAATATGGACTTTGCTTTAAATAGGGTTCACAATCCTAGTAAAGTCAGTGCCGACATGACCTCGATCACATAAAATATGGACCTTGCTTTAAATAGGGTTCACAAACCTAGTAAAGTCAGTGCCGTTATATGGTGTCTCTGCAATTCGTTTTTGAgtgtacaatttgaatccaacAATAGTTTAAGAGGAGGTGTGCCAGATCACACCATATttttgcttttcaatttttaaaatttgtatgattttttcttcaccattagatatgaattgtAGAATCTAGGGAATTGCGAAGCCCCCAAATCCTGTTATAACATAATTGAGCATGAGAGACTTGTTTAGTTCAACATGCAAATAGCTAAACACTgcttggaaaaaaaatagaaggggATATAATTGAGCATGAGAGACTTGTTTAGTCCAACATGCAAACCGCCAAACACatcttgtaaaaaaaataaaatagaagggCTTAATTGAACTTATTGGAAAGTACATGCTATAATACGATCAAAAGTTAATCTCTAATgcaaaatttcaaatcaaagATGCACAttggaaatttgaaattttttttaataacagaTGGTGCTTTTAATAAAAATGCTcattaaaataaccaaaaaatacATCAACCATGCAAGTTCTGCATTAAAGAGACTGAATTTGTCACGAATCAAAATGGTTCATATTAGAAATTGGATCGGGGTGAGCCCACATTACATGGGCCTATCACATGTGAGTTTCCTTAACAATGAAGGAAAGTCTATCTAATTCAAAAGTTTAAGTCAATGAGTTGGGTCTCCCCATGTCTTATAAATCACACACTTTgttgtttctattttttcaatgtgagaTTTTTTGCGTAGGTTCCAACAGTTCCCCATGCCATGGAAAGTTCTGAATAGGAATACAACGCTTAAGTTTGCTACTATCCAAGTAATATATTCCCGATTCATGATTCTGACGTCAATCTTCTATAAAGTAAATGCAATTTCCTCGTATTCCTTGCAGACCTCTGGTTGATAATGATTGAGAACCACCACAACACAGAAATATCAATTCATCACCTCTATTGTATATCCTTTCATAATCACCCGAATCAATATCGATGATCTTGAATATGTCAAAACCCACCTAATTTGTCAGTCTTGAGATGGGGTTCTTCCAGAATGAACATTACTTTGGTAATAACTAACAACTCCCCTGCCGTTGTTCGACCAGATATGGAACGTGACCGGGCTCAACTCCTGCTGGACAGTTGAACATGTAATTTGTTATAAGGAATAAAGATTATCCTTACTACTTCACCTTCTTCTCCTAACTCCAATTCAATAGTCCCACCCTCAAAATTATTAGCATGATTTAGCACACACAATGTTCCTGTTCCTccataaaaatatatgtgcagGAAAATCTCGCCTTCATAAGCATTGATGACGGTCCATTCCTCGTCTCCTGGTCGACACAATGCCAATGTTTGCACAGAATCAGTGATATTATTAGTATCAATTTCGGCAGCAACTATAAGTTGTGATTTGTCTGAAAGAAGAGACTGTAAGATGCCTAAAAGAACATCTGCGAGAGTGCAATTTGTTGAGTAGGAATGTTTCAGGGTGTTGGTAATTAGGGATGGTTGATAGAGAAGGGAGTTGGTGTAAGGCCTTCGTAATTGGATTGAAGAGAATGATGTCGGTTTCGATATCTGGTTCACTGATCTGGGAAAGTAAAACAGTGAGAGAGGGAAATTTGGTCTCTATAAAGTCCTTGGCTTTGCATATCAGACTCCATGGGAGGTAGGTAAAGCTTCTTGGGGCATAAACCAACCAACCTTTTATTACTTCTGTCCAATGAAAGTAAATCCAATACAGCTCCTTCTGCAGAACTTTCTTGTTTTCATATCGTCAATCAATAATCACAAGTCTTGTGTACAACTGattaataagtaaaaaaaaaaaaacaaatagctCCATTAATGTGCTAAACATCTAGGGACCTTTTGAGGAACTAAAGCCTCCCAAAGTTGTCAAGTAGTTCAGAGAAAATAACAAACCCTGCACCTCCAATTATGAGAGAGAGGGTAAGATTTCCGCCAGGAACCAGCTCTGGTACTTTCAATTTCGAGGATGACCTATCCGACCAAGCCATTGCGGCCGGAAGAATTCCAAACAGCAACAATACTGACCAAAACACCAACCAAGGACGCATCATTGTGTGTAAATGATTAGCTAGATAGTAATATAAGCATGATATCAAGCACAATTTAGATTTAAGTTTTTTAGGCTAACAAAAAGTAGTCAGAACCGAACTCGGGTCTAGATGTGTGGAAATACATGCAAGAAGAAGCTCAATAACAAGGAACTAATCTACACGTACCTCCATATGTGCCTGCAAAATCCAAGGCTTTGAAAAATATTTCTGGGTCCAGCAATGATAGTGCCAGTGGTGGGATCAATGTCAAAAGGTACGGCAGAGGCCTGTTCTGACCTGCCGGGAGTTTCAGCACTGAAAATTTATGGTGAAAAAATTTGGAACATGTTAGACACTTATCAAGACAATTATCCACATTTTTATATCGAGTGATGAATAGAACAAAGGACAACGATAATAAATTATGCAGAATGAGTTCAACTCACGGTCAGCAAGAAAGTCAGATAGGCCAAGAACAAATCCAATATATGATGTTGCTATTGCAAGAACCGAGAACACCTCAACTATCGGCTGCAGaattgaagagaagaaaaaacttTACAACCTCAGTCTTTACACTTTCATTTGGAAGGCCATATACtcgtataaaaaaaaattcaaaatttctcaGGGAAGCTTACCCCAACAACTCCATTGGTAGATCGTAATTGTTGTAATGGGTCAGTGATCTTGTTTCCCATTTCAATATCTGTAATGGAACCTAAAATGACGGCATTCCATACAACAAATAAACCAAGGGGTATAGCTGTGCCGACAACAATTGCAGTCCTGAAATAAAGAAAAGTCGATGATAAATACAGCATAAAAATTTCCAACGAGAAAGAAAGTTCTAGAAAGTAAACAGGACAGCTTGAAGAACCTGCTCGATTTCCCTTTAGAAGGTAAGAAAATGACCTTTAATGAATTAATATCACAATTGTCCGATCAATTAAACCAAATGTCTACGACAAGGTCCACTTGTTAGATGCAAGTGTATTCCGTCTGCAAACATACTTATGTATGTGACTCAGTCTGTAAAAGATAACATGCACCCTGCAACCCTCATTATTCTCAAACAGAATGCTAGACATGGCCTTGTTGAAGGTCTTGGAGTATATCGATCCAGTGACAAGTACTAGCATTGTTGACATAAAACATGATAGCCATGATAATGAATGTCTATTCATGTACTATGCTAGCCGGAAAAGTGCACAATTAGATCTGTCACCTTACTTTTGACAGGTTTCCTTCCAGATTCGTACAAAGAACAGGTACTACATTCTGAAGAAAGCAGATACAAAGTGTCACAACTGCTTCCACTTGAATTACTGCAGACTGGTTAAATTACCTGGTAAACAAATGAAAGTGCTATTATGGGTATACTCATAGGAACAGCTTCGAAATTGGCTTTCAAAAGAGCATCCCATTGCACGTTTCCACCAGCAACAACCTAAAAAAAAGATGGGATGAGAAGACTTGTAGAACTAAATCTATCAGCTGGAAAAACCattttgaaaacaatcaatgcATAAGATGATGGTAAAAATATTTGGAGGCACACAAATAGTAGATGAAAATATTACTCTTCTCAGTTTGTTTTCTAATGAGAAAATAGATTGGACTATTATAGAGAACCACGAGTAGCTTAGATGGCACTCATGTGCGTGGTATCTCATAGAAGTCTCGAGTTCAAGCctccccctcccttcccttgtactcaataaaaaaaagattggACTATTATAGACCAAAAACTGCTGCAATTAATCCACGTTTTACCCATTCACCCCAAACAAAGCTCAGCATAGGATTGTTAGGAAAGTGGCAGCCTATATTTACATGTGGCAGAAGTGTTTAATTCAAGATGGAGTCATTAAATGAAGTCGGTATTACCACAAGAGCTGTGAAAGAAGCGATGATTCCAAATACTAGAGCCCCATTGACAGCACCAATGAACCTCTGGCTGCAACCgcaggtaagttcaaaattcatgTTCTATACTATTATATGTGAGTGAGTGAGAtacgcagagagagagagagagagagagagagagagagagagagatattcAAATTAGTAGTGCAGCAAAAAGGAgaatcaaacattttttttctttctacagCAATCCTTAAGTTGACTATGTTTTAGAACATTTATGGGAGCTTGGTTACATCCAGAGTGCA contains:
- the LOC119982217 gene encoding tyrosine-specific transport protein, coding for MSLCSSPPRIPTFAFPPRRHHRHFFHDLPRPRQNPFQLQTIRLSPPWPTTTFTCFSQRQSQSTEQQLEFERLFSNLNQATLKREPGSLPSAIFLVAGTTVGAGILALPAVTQESGFLASAVTCILVWGFMVTTGLLIAEVNVKTMCELGSGGVSLVSMAMRTLGTVGVQIACWSYIFIHYALLVAYVARSSDILTNFLGIPLWESATLFSLVFGGVCYFGSQRFIGAVNGALVFGIIASFTALVVVAGGNVQWDALLKANFEAVPMSIPIIALSFVYQNVVPVLCTNLEGNLSKVRTAIVVGTAIPLGLFVVWNAVILGSITDIEMGNKITDPLQQLRSTNGVVGPIVEVFSVLAIATSYIGFVLGLSDFLADLLKLPAGQNRPLPYLLTLIPPLALSLLDPEIFFKALDFAGTYGVLLLFGILPAAMAWSDRSSSKLKVPELVPGGNLTLSLIIGGAGFVIFSELLDNFGRL